The following coding sequences lie in one Scatophagus argus isolate fScaArg1 chromosome 9, fScaArg1.pri, whole genome shotgun sequence genomic window:
- the tcea3 gene encoding transcription elongation factor A protein 3 isoform X5, translated as MTREEDLIRIAKKLDKMVSRNNTEGAIDLLRELKGFNMTLKLLQETRIGMSVNGIRKHCADEEVIALAKVLIKDWKRLLDSGHSHSEKSSEMKNGLDSSKTAAPANGSPSEKQSRKDGKDSSSHHPRPHASPLSSPPPPPPAKRPSLEAKKERKFPLDPNAPIAPLPLHLHPPPPRKEPPDPNAPLPPLPLHLHPPPPLKRPSLDGKKESRKESSDSKPPSQKKKMSDHLKKDRKDSSDNKVSKKNSDEAKRERSESSDSKPPPPKKPSVDVKKEKHRKDSCDSKLGQPVKRHSADCIPDRRESTDSKKSSSPPAKKLTAERRQSQGSKSSQPAPPQRKPSTDSIERKGKIDTPKSPTTPTSPMSPSFSSAGGPLSPHLATGDSVRDKCIEMLAAALRTDNDYKDFGTNCESMAVEIEDHIYQEIKATDMKYKNRVRSRISNLKDPKNPGLRRNVLAGSIKLSRIASMSAEEMASDELKQLRNVLTQEAIREHQMAKTGGTTTDLLQCGKCKKKNCTYNQVQTRSADEPMTTFVLCNECGNRWKFC; from the exons ATGACTCGAGAGGAAGATCTCATTCGGATTGCAAAGAAACTGGACAAGATGGTGTCTAGAAATAACACG gaggGAGCCATAGACCTGCTGAGGGAACTGAAAGGTTTCAATATGACACTCAAACTTCTCCAG GAAACAAGGATTGGCATGTCTGTGAACGGTATCAGGAAGCACTGTGCGGATGAGGAAGTGATTGCCTTGGCGAAGGTCCTCATTAAAGACTGGAAAAGACTTCTGG ACTCTGGCCATTCTCACTCTGAGAAGTCATCAGAAATGAAGAACGGTTTGGACTCCAGCAAAACAGCAGCGCCTGCAAATGGCTCGCCTTCTGAGAAACAGAGCAG GAAGGACGGTAAAGATTCTTCCTCCCATCATCCTCGTCCTCATGCTTCCccactttcttctcctcctcctcctcctccagccaaGAGACCATCACtggaagcaaagaaagagag GAAATTTCCACTGGACCCAAATGCTCCTAtagctcctcttcctcttcaccttcatcctcctccaccaAG AAAAGAGCCTCCTGACCCCaatgctcctcttcctccactccCTCTTCACCTTCACCCTCCGCCTCCGCTGAAGCGGCCCTCACTGGATGGGAAAAAGGAAAG CAGGAAGGAGTCATCAGACTCTAAACCTCcttcacagaagaagaagatgtcAGACCATCTGAAGAAAGACAG gaAGGACTCATCTGATAACAAAGTGTCTAAAAAGAACTCAGATGAAGCCAAAAGAGAAAG GAGTGAATCATCAGACTCTAAGCCGCCTCCACCCAAAAAGCCAAGTGTGgatgtcaaaaaagaaaaacacag GAAGGACTCCTGTGACTCAAAGCTTGGCCAACCTGTGAAACGTCATTCAGCCGACTGCATACCTGACAG GCGAGAATCCACTGATTCTAAGAAAAGCAGCTCACCACCAGCAAAGAAGCTAACAGCTGAAAG GAGACAATCTCAGGGCTCCAAGTCCTCTCAGCCTGCACCTCCACAGAGGAAACCCTCTACTGACAGCATTGAAAg AAAGGGGAAAATCGATACCCCTAAATCTCCCACCACACCGACCAGCCCCATGTCTCCCAGCTTCAGTTCTGCTGGGGGTCCACTGTCCCCTCATTTGGCTACCGGGGACTCTGTCAGAGACAAGTGCATTGAGATGCTGGCAGCTGCCCTTCGCACAGACA ATGACTACAAAGATTTTGGAACTAACTGTGAAAGCATGGCTGTGGAGATCGAAGATC ATATCTACCAGGAGATAAAGGCCACGgatatgaaatataaaaacagagtCCGCAGCCGCATCAGCAACTTGAAAGACCCAAAGAACCCCGGGCTTCGCAGAAACGTTCTCGCAGGATCCATCAAATTAAGTCGCATCGCCTCCATGTCTGCTGAG GAAATGGCCAGTGACGAGCTGAAGCAGCTGAGGAACGTTCTCACCCAGGAGGCCATCAGGGAGCACCAAATGGCCAAAACCGGTGGCACCACCACCGACCTGCTGCAGTGCGGCAAGTGCAAGAAGAAGAATTGCACCTACAACcag gtgcAGACACGCAGTGCTGATGAGCCAATGACCACATTTGTTCTGTGTAATGAGTGTGGTAACCGCTGGAAG ttcTGCTAA
- the tcea3 gene encoding transcription elongation factor A protein 3 isoform X8 yields MTREEDLIRIAKKLDKMVSRNNTEGAIDLLRELKGFNMTLKLLQETRIGMSVNGIRKHCADEEVIALAKVLIKDWKRLLDSGHSHSEKSSEMKNGLDSSKTAAPANGSPSEKQSRKDSCDSKLGQPVKRHSADCIPDRRESTDSKKSSSPPAKKLTAERRQSQGSKSSQPAPPQRKPSTDSIERKGKIDTPKSPTTPTSPMSPSFSSAGGPLSPHLATGDSVRDKCIEMLAAALRTDNDYKDFGTNCESMAVEIEDHIYQEIKATDMKYKNRVRSRISNLKDPKNPGLRRNVLAGSIKLSRIASMSAEEMASDELKQLRNVLTQEAIREHQMAKTGGTTTDLLQCGKCKKKNCTYNQVQTRSADEPMTTFVLCNECGNRWKFC; encoded by the exons ATGACTCGAGAGGAAGATCTCATTCGGATTGCAAAGAAACTGGACAAGATGGTGTCTAGAAATAACACG gaggGAGCCATAGACCTGCTGAGGGAACTGAAAGGTTTCAATATGACACTCAAACTTCTCCAG GAAACAAGGATTGGCATGTCTGTGAACGGTATCAGGAAGCACTGTGCGGATGAGGAAGTGATTGCCTTGGCGAAGGTCCTCATTAAAGACTGGAAAAGACTTCTGG ACTCTGGCCATTCTCACTCTGAGAAGTCATCAGAAATGAAGAACGGTTTGGACTCCAGCAAAACAGCAGCGCCTGCAAATGGCTCGCCTTCTGAGAAACAGAGCAG GAAGGACTCCTGTGACTCAAAGCTTGGCCAACCTGTGAAACGTCATTCAGCCGACTGCATACCTGACAG GCGAGAATCCACTGATTCTAAGAAAAGCAGCTCACCACCAGCAAAGAAGCTAACAGCTGAAAG GAGACAATCTCAGGGCTCCAAGTCCTCTCAGCCTGCACCTCCACAGAGGAAACCCTCTACTGACAGCATTGAAAg AAAGGGGAAAATCGATACCCCTAAATCTCCCACCACACCGACCAGCCCCATGTCTCCCAGCTTCAGTTCTGCTGGGGGTCCACTGTCCCCTCATTTGGCTACCGGGGACTCTGTCAGAGACAAGTGCATTGAGATGCTGGCAGCTGCCCTTCGCACAGACA ATGACTACAAAGATTTTGGAACTAACTGTGAAAGCATGGCTGTGGAGATCGAAGATC ATATCTACCAGGAGATAAAGGCCACGgatatgaaatataaaaacagagtCCGCAGCCGCATCAGCAACTTGAAAGACCCAAAGAACCCCGGGCTTCGCAGAAACGTTCTCGCAGGATCCATCAAATTAAGTCGCATCGCCTCCATGTCTGCTGAG GAAATGGCCAGTGACGAGCTGAAGCAGCTGAGGAACGTTCTCACCCAGGAGGCCATCAGGGAGCACCAAATGGCCAAAACCGGTGGCACCACCACCGACCTGCTGCAGTGCGGCAAGTGCAAGAAGAAGAATTGCACCTACAACcag gtgcAGACACGCAGTGCTGATGAGCCAATGACCACATTTGTTCTGTGTAATGAGTGTGGTAACCGCTGGAAG ttcTGCTAA
- the tcea3 gene encoding transcription elongation factor A protein 3 isoform X6, whose translation MTREEDLIRIAKKLDKMVSRNNTEGAIDLLRELKGFNMTLKLLQETRIGMSVNGIRKHCADEEVIALAKVLIKDWKRLLDSGHSHSEKSSEMKNGLDSSKTAAPANGSPSEKQSRKDSSDNKVSKKNSDEAKRERSESSDSKPPPPKKPSVDVKKEKHRKDSCDSKLGQPVKRHSADCIPDRRESTDSKKSSSPPAKKLTAERRQSQGSKSSQPAPPQRKPSTDSIERKGKIDTPKSPTTPTSPMSPSFSSAGGPLSPHLATGDSVRDKCIEMLAAALRTDNDYKDFGTNCESMAVEIEDHIYQEIKATDMKYKNRVRSRISNLKDPKNPGLRRNVLAGSIKLSRIASMSAEEMASDELKQLRNVLTQEAIREHQMAKTGGTTTDLLQCGKCKKKNCTYNQVQTRSADEPMTTFVLCNECGNRWKFC comes from the exons ATGACTCGAGAGGAAGATCTCATTCGGATTGCAAAGAAACTGGACAAGATGGTGTCTAGAAATAACACG gaggGAGCCATAGACCTGCTGAGGGAACTGAAAGGTTTCAATATGACACTCAAACTTCTCCAG GAAACAAGGATTGGCATGTCTGTGAACGGTATCAGGAAGCACTGTGCGGATGAGGAAGTGATTGCCTTGGCGAAGGTCCTCATTAAAGACTGGAAAAGACTTCTGG ACTCTGGCCATTCTCACTCTGAGAAGTCATCAGAAATGAAGAACGGTTTGGACTCCAGCAAAACAGCAGCGCCTGCAAATGGCTCGCCTTCTGAGAAACAGAGCAG gaAGGACTCATCTGATAACAAAGTGTCTAAAAAGAACTCAGATGAAGCCAAAAGAGAAAG GAGTGAATCATCAGACTCTAAGCCGCCTCCACCCAAAAAGCCAAGTGTGgatgtcaaaaaagaaaaacacag GAAGGACTCCTGTGACTCAAAGCTTGGCCAACCTGTGAAACGTCATTCAGCCGACTGCATACCTGACAG GCGAGAATCCACTGATTCTAAGAAAAGCAGCTCACCACCAGCAAAGAAGCTAACAGCTGAAAG GAGACAATCTCAGGGCTCCAAGTCCTCTCAGCCTGCACCTCCACAGAGGAAACCCTCTACTGACAGCATTGAAAg AAAGGGGAAAATCGATACCCCTAAATCTCCCACCACACCGACCAGCCCCATGTCTCCCAGCTTCAGTTCTGCTGGGGGTCCACTGTCCCCTCATTTGGCTACCGGGGACTCTGTCAGAGACAAGTGCATTGAGATGCTGGCAGCTGCCCTTCGCACAGACA ATGACTACAAAGATTTTGGAACTAACTGTGAAAGCATGGCTGTGGAGATCGAAGATC ATATCTACCAGGAGATAAAGGCCACGgatatgaaatataaaaacagagtCCGCAGCCGCATCAGCAACTTGAAAGACCCAAAGAACCCCGGGCTTCGCAGAAACGTTCTCGCAGGATCCATCAAATTAAGTCGCATCGCCTCCATGTCTGCTGAG GAAATGGCCAGTGACGAGCTGAAGCAGCTGAGGAACGTTCTCACCCAGGAGGCCATCAGGGAGCACCAAATGGCCAAAACCGGTGGCACCACCACCGACCTGCTGCAGTGCGGCAAGTGCAAGAAGAAGAATTGCACCTACAACcag gtgcAGACACGCAGTGCTGATGAGCCAATGACCACATTTGTTCTGTGTAATGAGTGTGGTAACCGCTGGAAG ttcTGCTAA